The DNA region TCAATAATTCCCTTCAAATTATTTTGATGATATCAACAGAGTGTTGTAATTAATAAAACACAAATGATTAACATTTCCCACTTGGTGCCTTTTAAGTCATAGCCATCTCAATCTTAAAACAATAGGTGATCAATAGTGAAAACATCTTTTTATACCTCTGGTGTCATTTTTTTGACCGATGTCTTTAATCCTGAACAAGTCAAAAATATATACTACTGTCACATGACATGCTTTGTTCGAAAAGCTAGAAGTTGATTcacatgatgattatgagtaaaatggactttattttaatACGTTCCATTTACTACTTGCACTATTGATGAGAAAACGACAAAAAAGGTCCCTTAGCTTATGTTTTGAGGGTAAGTTCAAAATAATCcttttaagtatgcacttaacgtaCAGTTGTAGTCCTTTAATTAAGTTTGTCACAAATTAACAAAACTAATCCATTACGTTTAAggataggttcaaaatagtcttttGAGTATGCATTTAACAGGTTTGGTCCTTTATGTTTGTCGAAAGCTAACACTTTTAGTCTCTCGCAAAATATTACTGAAATCTGAACTATCTGTTAGATTTGataaaaactacgaaaaaaaaGATTTAATTATAAACATCAAGAAAATTCCATCAATACTACAATATGCAACACCAAAAACTACATTAGACACTAAAAAGATATTAAAAAATTAACATAAATTAGATCTCAAAAAGCTACGCCAAACTTTAAAAActaattagaaatagcagaaactttAATAATGAATCATACGTGATTAtcagaactcttttagaattgGGATATAAGAGTATGAGATGCATAATTAATTTAAAAGGCAATGTTAGCTGTTCAATTCACAAAACTAATTTAAGAAATAGAAAAAATTGCACTCTGATTTTTTTTAGATAAGAAATGTCTCAAATGATCTAATTAAAAAGTATTTGGATCCTAaatcaatatcataaatatatatatggatataatTTCATGAATGATCACTCGAATTTTATTTCATTGCACACAAAAGTCACAAAAGTATTTTTTGTAACACGAAATTATTCAACTGTCTAATTAAATATCATGGAGAATCACTAATCTTTGCCTAAATATCACAAAATGtcactaaatattttttttttggtaacaaaAAAAGTTCTTAAACTTTATCTTAGTATCATGTAGTACATtatgttttctcataatgacTTTATGTGATAAGAAAAAATTAGTTTAGTGACTTTCGCAATACTTAGCTAAATATTGGGTGATTTTATGCTATAGTAAAACAAAATTTGAGTGGTCATTCATGAAAGTCACCTAAAGTTTGAGCTTTTGTTAAAGTgtcaattttatttatttttaacttttttaaTCCGGCGTTCAATACTCACATCGAGACTCGTATAAATTCGATTCGGAACAATAAAACAATTCCTAACAAACGGAACTAAAACCACACGCTTGaggaatattttatttttatgcggAGAACAGTTTAAATCGAGACTTATATAAAAGGTATATTATCGGATATCCCTTAAATTAAGCTAAAAGACGACCTTATTCTTATATTATGTCTACATACATTGAGTCATTCACTTTAACACAAATTAGTATGCCAAATTCGAATCTATTCGAATATACTTGTAGTAAAAGAAatcacttttatatatatatatatacacacttcaTCAACATAATGTCTTCATCTTACACTTTACAAAAAAACTCCATTAATGGTTAGTGGTTTTTTCTCTGTGAACATATTTTCTCCATGATTTCGACATAACTGAATCATTTATATTCTATTCCTCTTTTTAAATTCGAATCAtttcaaaaaagaagaaaattttgATATCGGAAAAAATGGCGAGATTCGTACCAGTGCAGTTTAAGAGAGTAATGGCCGCGTTTGATGACGTGGCAAAAGCGAGGATTTGTGAAAGCAGTGGTAGTGAATATTCCTCAAGCTTGACGGATTTATCGGGACTCGTAAATTCGTTTTTAGAAAGAgctggagaagaagaagaagaagaagagataaaTATTATTAATGAGAaattattagatgagtttaatgaagGAAATGTTGATAATAAGTGTTTTGATGAGTTGGAGATTAAGGAAAATTTGAGGAATTTGTTAAATTGTGATGAAAATACGAGGGTTATTATTGGTGTAGTGGAGAATGTATTGCTTGAAGAAAATGAACGGAGTTCGACTGAGTTTAAACGACGGTTGATGAATCGATTACGTGATCGAGGCTTTGATGCTGGTAAGCAGCTTTTctgtttaaaatatttttttgcctgaaatatatatatatacttcatgAATCTAAATTGTATATACCATTTGTATAAAAAATTATGTGAGCTACGAACAATTTAGTGATAGTTCCTTGATTTGCATTGCTAAAAGGTGCTTAACTTTTATATATCTCCAAACACCTCAACcttctaagagcccgtttggattggcttataagttgcttataagttgttttcaatttttttgagtgtttggctagccagcttaaagtcattttgtgcttaaaataagctcaaaagaataattgggcccatttgacttaccttatctaaagcagcttataagctgaaaataacttataagctaaaaaaaaaagttagactaccctaacttattttttttagcttataagctgcaaacagcttataggcataagcccatccaaacaggctctaagtgttTTCAGCAGGGGCGGATTTAGGGCCTGCCAAGGGCGTTCACCCGAACATCCTCGTTAAAAATTTACACCGAATATATAAGATATTTGTTTTTTATGTgcatatatagattttgaatacCCTAAACACAAGAGAAACGGTTGGTTTAGTGgtttagggtgttcaaaattcaCCTTGAGGTTCCAAGTTCAAATTCAAGTcattacatttttatttttcgaaccccctcagtgaaaatcctggatccgccactgattTTCAGTTGTTTTTTGCTTTGAAATATTATTCTATTTAAATTATATGTACTATTTGTGTAAAACTACTAAAAATACAAGGAATTAATGACAGCAAATTTTATAGCTAAACAGTAAAATCGTAGCTAATTCTAGTTTTTCTAATTGTAATATGCATGCATACACTTTATACTAGCTTCTAGCTTCTAGCTCCTTGATTTGCATTGATAAAAGGTGCTTTACTTTAATATATCTTCAAACACCTCAACCTTCTAAGCGTTTTAGTTGTTTTGGAATATTTATGCAATCAAGCATAAAAaagttagaatcattagcttatTTCGTCCAAAACAACTAAAACGCTTAGAAGGTTGAGGTGTTTGAAGATATATTAAAGTAAAGCACCTTTTAGCAATGCAAATCAAGGAACTAGTGAAAAGCTAGTATAAAGTGAATGCAACGCACAATTTACTTTATATAAGATAATTGTGCGTATATAATAATGGAATCACTTGCAAGAAAAATAAAGCATATTAACTGCTACAATATGTTAAGACACACTATTGGTGCATATAAGTTAAATCTTTATCTAACTGATTTTGTGTAATTCCACCTTATAGGTTTGTGCAAATCACAGTGGGAGAAAGCTAGTAATCGTACGTCAGGAAGTTATGAGTATATCGACATTAATGTGGCCGGTAATCGCTACATTATTGAGGTTTCATTAGCTGGGGAATTTGAAATCGCTCGAGCAACGCCTTGTTACACCTCATTGCTCAAAATTTTCCCTCAAGTTTTTGTTGGCAAAGTAGAAGAGTTGAAGCAAGTGGTGAAAATTATGAGTAGAGCCATGAAGAAATCTATGAAAAAAATGGATATTTATGTGCCACCATGGAGAAGACTTGCTTATATGCAAGCTAAATGGTTTGGATCTTATAAGAGAACAACAAATGAGTTTAAAACAAATGAAAATTATGAA from Lycium barbarum isolate Lr01 chromosome 10, ASM1917538v2, whole genome shotgun sequence includes:
- the LOC132615822 gene encoding uncharacterized protein LOC132615822, with protein sequence MARFVPVQFKRVMAAFDDVAKARICESSGSEYSSSLTDLSGLVNSFLERAGEEEEEEEINIINEKLLDEFNEGNVDNKCFDELEIKENLRNLLNCDENTRVIIGVVENVLLEENERSSTEFKRRLMNRLRDRGFDAGLCKSQWEKASNRTSGSYEYIDINVAGNRYIIEVSLAGEFEIARATPCYTSLLKIFPQVFVGKVEELKQVVKIMSRAMKKSMKKMDIYVPPWRRLAYMQAKWFGSYKRTTNEFKTNENYEKSTFDSSSKKRAVGFVPMPTISFYCRENIIASNSGIKMGNLAAALNG